A part of Streptomyces sp. NBC_00557 genomic DNA contains:
- a CDS encoding IS701 family transposase, which yields MGGDLADVRLWARELDAVHERFVHRFSRSEPRESALAYMRGLIAPLQRKNGWTLAEEAGHTGPDRIQRMLNRIEWDADEVLDDVRQYVVDNLGDPEAVLVVDDTGFVKKGTRSAGVQRQYSGTAGRTENCQVGVFLAYATGRGRTLIDRRLYLPASWTDDRDRCHRAGIDETVGFETKVAMAKAMVRRALADKIPFRWVTADAAYGFSKGWRSELERADVFHVMATTRHDTVVTRWALDHPVHDLFNGLPRQKWKRRSCGTGAHGLRIYDWARVEVRPWHRPDRRHWVIARRSVARPAEISYYIAYCPAEATLDDLIRVADSRWAIEECFQSAKQECGLDDYQVRRYPGWHRHMTLAMAAHACLTVLRARELDAGKAETDPPSSSTSVSPKYDG from the coding sequence GTGGGTGGGGACCTTGCTGATGTCAGGTTGTGGGCGCGTGAACTGGACGCCGTGCATGAGCGGTTCGTGCACCGTTTTAGCAGGTCGGAGCCGCGTGAGTCGGCACTTGCCTATATGCGGGGCCTGATCGCACCTCTGCAACGGAAGAACGGCTGGACCCTGGCGGAGGAAGCCGGCCACACAGGACCGGACCGCATCCAGCGGATGCTGAACCGGATCGAGTGGGACGCCGACGAGGTGCTCGACGACGTGCGCCAGTACGTGGTCGACAACCTCGGCGACCCCGAGGCGGTCCTGGTCGTGGACGACACGGGCTTTGTGAAGAAGGGGACGCGGTCGGCCGGGGTGCAGCGGCAGTACTCCGGCACCGCCGGGCGGACGGAGAACTGCCAGGTCGGCGTGTTCCTCGCCTACGCAACCGGCCGTGGGCGGACACTGATCGACAGGCGTCTGTATCTGCCCGCCTCCTGGACCGACGACCGCGACAGGTGCCACCGGGCCGGCATCGACGAGACGGTCGGCTTCGAGACCAAGGTGGCCATGGCGAAGGCGATGGTCCGCCGCGCCCTCGCGGACAAGATCCCGTTCCGGTGGGTGACCGCGGATGCCGCCTACGGCTTCTCCAAGGGCTGGCGCTCCGAGCTGGAGCGGGCGGACGTCTTCCACGTCATGGCCACCACCCGGCACGACACCGTGGTCACCCGCTGGGCGCTCGACCATCCCGTCCACGACCTGTTCAACGGCCTGCCACGGCAGAAATGGAAGCGCCGTTCCTGCGGCACCGGCGCTCACGGCCTGCGGATCTACGACTGGGCACGCGTCGAGGTGCGGCCCTGGCACCGGCCCGACCGCCGCCACTGGGTGATCGCCCGCCGCAGCGTCGCCCGCCCCGCGGAGATCTCCTACTACATCGCCTACTGCCCGGCCGAGGCCACCCTGGACGACCTGATCCGCGTCGCCGACAGCCGATGGGCCATCGAGGAATGCTTCCAGAGCGCGAAGCAGGAATGCGGCCTGGACGACTACCAAGTCCGCCGCTATCCCGGCTGGCACCGACACATGACCCTTGCCATGGCCGCTCACGCCTGTCTGACCGTCCTGCGAGCCCGCGAGCTGGATGCTGGGAAAGCAGAAACGGATCCTCCCAGCTCATCCACCTCAGTCTCGCCGAAATACGACGGCTGA
- a CDS encoding PfkB family carbohydrate kinase, whose protein sequence is MNILGFGDNVVDRFVDRGIDYPGGNCVNVAVYARRLGLDAAYLGVFGDDDLGAFLRTAVAAQGVAVEHSVVRHGESGVSTLHVRDGDRVFLGYNGGGVTVREPLVLDGDLLAYAASFSLVHSSVYSRTEAELPKLAAAGPLVSFDLSDDEEFRTPAYLDRVCPHLDLALLSCSDLDEAATQRLLESVVARGARMVLATRGLAGAAVYDGRTLVTAPAFAADARSMADTMGCGDAFLAGFAVSLLRDGWSHGTPPSRACLERALEHGARSAHDQCFVEAAFGHGRPTAAPAPAALQTPAVPTPLDR, encoded by the coding sequence ATGAACATCCTCGGTTTCGGCGACAACGTCGTGGACCGTTTCGTGGACCGCGGCATCGACTACCCGGGAGGCAACTGCGTCAACGTCGCCGTCTACGCCCGCCGCCTCGGTCTCGACGCCGCCTACCTGGGCGTGTTCGGCGACGACGACCTCGGCGCCTTCCTCCGTACGGCCGTGGCGGCCCAGGGCGTCGCCGTGGAGCACAGCGTGGTGCGCCACGGCGAGTCCGGTGTGTCCACCCTCCACGTACGGGACGGCGACCGGGTCTTCCTCGGCTACAACGGCGGCGGTGTCACCGTACGCGAGCCGCTGGTTCTCGACGGCGATCTGCTGGCGTACGCGGCGTCGTTCTCGCTCGTGCACTCCAGCGTCTACTCGCGCACCGAAGCGGAACTGCCCAAGCTCGCCGCGGCCGGCCCGCTGGTCAGCTTCGACCTCTCCGACGACGAGGAGTTCCGCACCCCCGCCTACCTCGACCGTGTCTGCCCCCACCTCGACCTGGCCCTGCTGTCCTGCTCGGACCTGGACGAGGCCGCCACACAGCGGTTGCTGGAGTCGGTGGTGGCACGGGGAGCACGCATGGTCCTGGCCACCCGGGGGCTTGCCGGGGCCGCCGTGTACGACGGCCGGACCCTGGTGACGGCACCCGCGTTCGCCGCGGACGCCCGGTCCATGGCCGACACCATGGGCTGCGGCGACGCGTTCCTCGCCGGTTTCGCCGTGTCCCTGCTCCGGGACGGCTGGTCGCACGGCACCCCGCCGTCCCGCGCCTGTCTCGAACGCGCCCTGGAACACGGCGCGCGGTCGGCCCACGACCAGTGCTTCGTGGAGGCCGCCTTCGGCCACGGCCGCCCCACCGCGGCACCCGCCCCCGCCGCCCTGCAGACCCCGGCCGTCCCGACACCGCTCGACCGGTGA
- a CDS encoding SIS domain-containing protein yields MLSFNEAEFVAQTESLVALRPRIEEVVDRLLDEGYDNVLLVGAGGTYAQMWPYEHLARRTSTLPVRAAIAAELVVSGDARLGERTAAVFTSVSGTTEDSIKAIDHCKQRGAYTIGFTGHPDSPVAQRVDTALISAPKAWPFDVQMLLFMGRLLSRRGEFQGYDRLAGELAALPRVLVEVARRAEPVASDFAEAHKDTDYHFLIGGGNLWGFTYLYSMCILEEMQWLRTTRVHSAEFFHGSLELLEEDTSVIVFQGEDETRPLTDRAEAFARRVSKDVTVFDTRDYPLDGISPEFRGLLAPLVMDTVMDRVSKHLERVRDHSLDLRRYYRVMDY; encoded by the coding sequence GTGCTCTCTTTCAACGAAGCCGAGTTCGTCGCCCAGACGGAAAGCCTCGTCGCGCTGCGCCCCCGGATCGAGGAGGTCGTCGACCGTCTCCTGGACGAGGGGTACGACAACGTCCTCCTCGTGGGCGCCGGCGGCACATACGCGCAGATGTGGCCCTACGAACACCTGGCCCGGCGCACCTCGACGCTGCCTGTGCGGGCGGCCATCGCCGCGGAGCTGGTCGTCTCGGGCGACGCCCGGCTGGGCGAGCGCACCGCCGCCGTCTTCACCTCCGTCTCCGGAACCACCGAGGACAGCATCAAGGCCATCGACCACTGCAAGCAACGCGGCGCGTACACGATCGGCTTCACCGGCCACCCCGACAGCCCCGTCGCCCAGCGGGTCGACACCGCGCTGATCTCGGCGCCCAAGGCGTGGCCGTTCGACGTCCAGATGCTGCTGTTCATGGGCCGGCTCCTCTCTCGGCGCGGGGAGTTCCAGGGCTACGACCGTCTCGCCGGCGAACTCGCCGCCCTGCCGCGCGTCCTGGTGGAGGTCGCCCGCCGGGCCGAGCCGGTGGCCTCCGACTTCGCCGAGGCCCACAAGGACACCGACTACCACTTCCTCATCGGCGGCGGGAACCTGTGGGGGTTCACCTACCTGTACTCCATGTGCATCCTCGAGGAGATGCAGTGGCTGCGCACCACCCGGGTGCACAGCGCCGAGTTCTTCCACGGCTCGCTGGAGCTGCTGGAGGAGGACACCAGCGTGATCGTCTTCCAGGGCGAGGACGAGACCCGCCCCCTCACGGACCGGGCCGAGGCGTTCGCCCGGCGCGTCTCCAAGGACGTCACCGTCTTCGACACCCGCGACTACCCCCTGGACGGCATCAGCCCGGAGTTCCGCGGGCTGCTGGCGCCGCTGGTCATGGACACCGTGATGGACCGGGTCAGCAAGCACCTGGAGCGGGTGCGCGACCACTCCCTGGACCTGCGCCGCTACTACCGCGTCATGGACTACTGA
- a CDS encoding ABC transporter permease, translating into MTTHTAAPAEDTAAHRPRSGRRGRRRPTLTVCTWLVLAWLLLPIAVMVLFGFNDTHSKVNFTWQGFTLTWYRHLFAIPNLTSALVNSLTIALVVAVAATLLGTPIGLALGRHRFRGRGSVDLLLFAAIAAPEIALGAALLSLFIVLGVPRGYATVLIAHVAFCIPYVAITVRARMAGHDPTLEEAARDLGAGPWTAFRLVTLPMLLPGVVSGALLCFALSIDDYVVTSFNAGRTVTFPLWVYSASRTGVPPQVNVMGTLIFAGGLIIAGANVLFARRRAA; encoded by the coding sequence ATGACCACGCACACCGCCGCCCCCGCAGAGGACACCGCCGCCCACCGGCCGCGCAGCGGCCGCCGAGGGCGCCGCCGTCCCACGCTCACCGTCTGCACGTGGCTGGTGCTGGCCTGGCTGCTGCTGCCGATCGCCGTCATGGTCCTGTTCGGCTTCAACGACACCCACAGCAAGGTGAACTTCACCTGGCAGGGCTTCACCCTCACCTGGTACCGGCACCTGTTCGCCATCCCCAACCTGACCTCGGCGCTCGTCAACAGCCTCACCATCGCGCTGGTCGTCGCGGTGGCCGCCACCCTGCTGGGCACCCCGATCGGCCTCGCTCTGGGCCGCCACCGCTTCCGCGGCCGCGGCTCCGTGGACCTGCTGCTGTTCGCCGCCATCGCCGCCCCCGAAATCGCCCTGGGCGCCGCCCTGCTGTCGCTGTTCATCGTCCTCGGCGTACCCCGCGGCTACGCGACCGTCCTCATCGCCCACGTGGCCTTCTGCATCCCCTATGTCGCCATCACCGTACGGGCCCGCATGGCCGGACACGACCCGACGCTGGAGGAGGCCGCCCGCGACCTCGGAGCAGGACCGTGGACGGCGTTCCGGCTGGTCACCCTGCCGATGCTGCTGCCCGGCGTGGTCTCCGGCGCCCTGCTGTGCTTCGCCCTGTCCATCGACGACTACGTCGTCACCAGCTTCAACGCCGGCCGTACGGTCACCTTCCCGCTGTGGGTGTACAGCGCCAGCCGCACCGGCGTGCCCCCGCAGGTCAACGTCATGGGAACGCTGATCTTCGCCGGCGGGCTGATCATCGCCGGTGCGAACGTCCTGTTCGCACGGCGTCGCGCGGCCTGA
- a CDS encoding ABC transporter permease translates to MVLPGWLWLAAFFVTPVIVMVSLSLQTGDFIDGFRQTFHFHTYAAVVETYHVQLVRSLLYGAAATTGCALVGYPVAYWIAFRAGRHKSVFLFLLLLPFFVSFVIRTQSWNVVLADNGVLLGPLKHLGLLPADFHVLATPYAVIGGLTYNFLPFMVLPVYVALERVDAKVIEASTDLYASRAQTFWRVVLPLSLPGVFAGVLLTFVPASADYVNAGILGGPSTTMIGNIIQTEYFTNLDYPAAAALSFVLMGTLLLAVFAYARALGTDDVLEVAAR, encoded by the coding sequence ATGGTGCTGCCCGGCTGGCTGTGGCTGGCCGCCTTCTTCGTCACCCCCGTGATCGTCATGGTGTCGCTGTCCCTGCAGACCGGCGACTTCATCGACGGCTTCCGCCAGACCTTCCACTTCCACACCTACGCGGCCGTCGTGGAGACCTACCACGTGCAACTGGTCCGCTCCCTCCTCTACGGCGCCGCGGCCACCACCGGCTGCGCCCTCGTGGGCTACCCGGTGGCCTACTGGATCGCCTTCCGGGCCGGCCGGCACAAGTCGGTGTTCCTCTTCCTGCTCCTGCTGCCGTTCTTCGTCTCCTTCGTCATCCGCACCCAGTCCTGGAACGTGGTCCTGGCCGACAACGGCGTCCTGCTCGGCCCGCTCAAGCACCTGGGACTGCTGCCCGCCGACTTCCACGTGCTGGCCACCCCGTACGCGGTGATCGGCGGCCTCACCTACAACTTCCTGCCGTTCATGGTGCTGCCCGTGTACGTGGCCCTGGAGCGGGTGGACGCCAAGGTGATCGAGGCCTCCACCGACCTGTACGCCTCCCGGGCGCAGACCTTCTGGCGCGTCGTACTGCCCCTGTCCCTGCCCGGAGTCTTCGCCGGCGTGCTGCTGACCTTCGTGCCCGCCTCCGCCGACTACGTCAACGCCGGCATCCTCGGCGGCCCCTCGACCACCATGATCGGGAACATCATCCAGACCGAGTACTTCACCAACCTCGACTACCCGGCCGCCGCCGCCCTGTCCTTCGTCCTCATGGGCACCCTGCTGCTGGCCGTGTTCGCCTACGCCCGCGCCCTGGGCACCGACGACGTGCTGGAGGTGGCCGCGCGATGA
- a CDS encoding polyamine ABC transporter substrate-binding protein — MPLQPTPSAPWLRGLTERRCSRRGLLRAALGAAALAPLAACSVPGARKPVPRTAAEIAAAVDGFWTGRKKKGRLSFANYTQYIDTDPGDQSRHPTLAAFTRATGIKIAYDEVIDDSASWFGRIQPEFASGQGIGYDLMVVGGDSYLTKYIELGYLAPLDHSRLPHFARYGGAAFKNSSFDPGNVYTVPWQSGMTGIGYDPAKVGRKITSWQDLLDPKLSGKIGMWNDAVQMGNIALLAIGVDPEKSTHADWRKAAAWLRRQRDAGLVRSYSTATYQSSLQRGDLYASLVYSGDVFQANQSGSRLEFVVPDEGGLLWTDNLCIPSTAAHPVDALTYMDYVYRPEVAARVSETVQFVTPVPDARAVIAHDAAAATGKRRTLLESLSTSPLVFPTKADESKLRHLRVLDEAEEKQWNALFEPIYQS; from the coding sequence ATGCCCCTGCAGCCCACACCCTCCGCGCCCTGGCTGCGCGGACTGACCGAGCGCCGCTGCTCCCGGCGCGGTCTGCTGCGCGCCGCACTCGGCGCCGCCGCCCTGGCCCCGCTCGCCGCGTGCAGCGTGCCGGGCGCCCGCAAGCCCGTACCCCGCACAGCCGCCGAGATAGCCGCCGCCGTCGACGGCTTCTGGACCGGACGCAAGAAGAAGGGCCGGCTCAGCTTCGCCAACTACACCCAGTACATCGACACCGACCCCGGCGACCAGAGCCGGCACCCCACCCTGGCGGCCTTCACCCGCGCGACCGGCATCAAGATCGCCTACGACGAGGTGATCGACGACAGCGCCTCCTGGTTCGGCAGGATCCAGCCGGAGTTCGCCTCCGGACAGGGCATCGGCTACGACCTCATGGTGGTCGGCGGCGACAGCTACCTCACCAAGTACATCGAACTCGGCTACCTAGCCCCGCTCGACCACAGCCGCCTGCCCCACTTCGCCCGGTACGGCGGGGCCGCGTTCAAGAACTCCTCCTTCGACCCCGGCAACGTCTACACCGTGCCCTGGCAGTCCGGCATGACCGGCATCGGCTACGACCCGGCCAAGGTGGGCCGGAAGATCACCAGTTGGCAGGACCTGCTCGACCCGAAGCTCAGCGGCAAGATCGGGATGTGGAACGACGCGGTGCAGATGGGCAACATCGCCCTGCTCGCCATCGGCGTCGACCCGGAGAAGTCCACCCACGCCGACTGGCGCAAGGCCGCCGCCTGGCTGCGCAGGCAGCGCGACGCCGGCCTGGTGCGCTCCTACAGCACCGCCACCTACCAGTCCTCCCTCCAACGCGGCGACCTGTACGCCTCGCTGGTGTACTCCGGTGACGTCTTCCAGGCCAACCAGAGCGGTTCACGGCTGGAGTTCGTCGTCCCCGACGAGGGCGGACTGCTGTGGACCGACAACCTCTGCATCCCCTCGACGGCCGCCCACCCCGTCGACGCCCTGACCTACATGGACTACGTCTACCGGCCCGAGGTCGCCGCGAGGGTCAGCGAGACGGTGCAGTTCGTCACCCCCGTCCCCGACGCCCGGGCGGTCATCGCGCACGACGCGGCCGCCGCCACCGGCAAGCGCCGGACCCTGCTCGAGTCCCTGAGCACCAGCCCCCTGGTCTTCCCGACCAAGGCCGACGAATCCAAGCTGCGCCACCTGCGGGTGCTCGACGAAGCGGAGGAGAAGCAGTGGAACGCGCTGTTCGAACCGATCTACCAGTCCTGA
- a CDS encoding ABC transporter ATP-binding protein produces MATDTLSPPPAAAGPAITLVDLVKDFGGASDAAAVRGVNLAIAEGEFFSLLGPSGCGKTTTLRMIAGFEEPSSGQILLHGRDMVGVAPNKRDINMVFQSYALFPHLSVADNVAFGLRRRRVAKGEIHDRVDRILATVELADKADRRPRQLSGGQQQRVALARALVNRPRALLLDEPLGALDLKLRQSMQLELKRIQREVGITFVYVTHDQAEALTMSDRIAVMNGGLIEQVASPQEVYERPATAFVAGFIGTSNLISGRLTGTGPEGGVIDLGDGQRITVPASAAPGVGADVQITVRPEKITLTSDPAGAASRVRGTVREVVYLGTSTSYTVATSTGAEMTVFQPNDGTAGVAPARGDTVWLSWATAHSYPLGTAPAAPAPPATTGRVTPDSGSLTPS; encoded by the coding sequence ATGGCAACCGACACCCTTTCGCCGCCACCAGCCGCCGCAGGCCCGGCCATCACCCTCGTCGACCTGGTCAAGGACTTCGGCGGCGCGAGCGACGCAGCGGCGGTGCGAGGGGTGAACCTCGCCATCGCCGAAGGGGAGTTCTTCTCCCTGCTGGGGCCCTCCGGCTGCGGCAAGACCACCACCCTGCGGATGATCGCCGGGTTCGAGGAGCCGAGCAGCGGGCAGATCCTGCTGCACGGCCGGGACATGGTCGGCGTCGCGCCCAACAAGCGGGACATCAACATGGTGTTCCAGTCCTACGCGCTCTTCCCGCACCTGAGCGTCGCGGACAACGTGGCGTTCGGGCTGCGCCGCCGGCGTGTGGCCAAGGGCGAGATCCACGACCGGGTCGACCGCATCCTGGCCACCGTCGAACTCGCCGACAAGGCCGACCGGCGCCCCCGGCAGCTCTCCGGCGGCCAGCAGCAGCGCGTGGCCCTGGCGCGGGCCCTGGTCAACCGCCCGCGCGCCCTGCTCCTGGACGAACCGCTCGGCGCACTCGACCTGAAGCTGCGCCAGTCCATGCAACTGGAGCTCAAGCGGATCCAGCGCGAGGTGGGCATCACCTTCGTCTACGTCACCCACGACCAGGCCGAGGCGCTGACCATGTCGGACCGGATCGCGGTGATGAACGGCGGCCTGATCGAGCAGGTCGCCTCCCCGCAGGAGGTCTACGAGCGGCCCGCCACCGCGTTCGTCGCCGGCTTCATCGGCACCTCGAACCTGATCAGCGGGCGCCTGACCGGCACCGGACCCGAGGGCGGGGTGATCGACCTCGGCGACGGACAGCGCATCACCGTCCCGGCGTCCGCCGCGCCCGGCGTCGGAGCGGACGTCCAGATCACCGTACGGCCGGAGAAGATCACCCTGACCAGCGACCCGGCCGGCGCCGCCAGCCGCGTCCGCGGGACCGTGCGCGAGGTGGTGTACCTGGGCACCTCCACCAGCTACACGGTGGCCACGAGCACCGGCGCGGAGATGACCGTCTTCCAGCCCAACGACGGCACCGCCGGCGTGGCGCCGGCCCGCGGCGACACCGTCTGGCTGTCCTGGGCCACCGCCCACTCCTACCCGCTCGGCACCGCGCCCGCCGCCCCGGCCCCGCCCGCCACCACCGGCCGGGTCACCCCCGACTCCGGTTCCCTCACCCCGAGCTGA
- a CDS encoding LacI family DNA-binding transcriptional regulator codes for MPPEAQPRRRVTIPDVARHAGVGQATAARVLGGYGSASAATRERVLAAAAELGYSTNAVARSMISGRTDTLGVVVADVENAYFARAVRGISDVAAKAGLQAILANSDEDSDKEKAAVQLFIERRVDGLVVAPAATDDAHLARAVSAGIPVVLLDRVLTGAALDTVVVDNRGAVKAAVTRFTDAGHTRIAVITSAMPGDDGAGLAPGADIWTTTERVAGYRQALRAAGIPRSAELIRHTGYDRAWARSAVLELMTSANRPTALFTTDNVATLGTLDALLDLDARIPGDVSVIGFDEAEWTTLIRPRLSVVSQPVQELGGLAADILVRRINGATARPRRHTLHTTYIDRESTGPVPARVRRLRAPVHRP; via the coding sequence ATGCCTCCAGAAGCGCAGCCGCGGCGACGCGTGACGATCCCGGACGTCGCCCGGCACGCCGGCGTGGGACAGGCGACGGCCGCACGCGTCCTCGGCGGGTACGGCTCGGCGAGCGCGGCCACCCGGGAACGGGTGCTGGCCGCCGCCGCCGAGCTCGGCTACAGCACCAACGCCGTGGCCCGCAGCATGATCAGCGGCCGCACCGACACCCTCGGGGTGGTCGTCGCCGACGTGGAGAACGCCTACTTCGCCCGCGCGGTGCGCGGCATCTCCGACGTCGCGGCCAAGGCGGGGCTGCAGGCCATCCTCGCCAACAGCGACGAGGACAGCGACAAGGAGAAGGCCGCGGTCCAGCTGTTCATCGAGCGTCGCGTGGACGGACTCGTGGTGGCACCGGCCGCCACCGACGACGCACACCTCGCCCGGGCCGTCTCGGCCGGCATCCCGGTGGTCCTGCTCGACCGTGTCCTCACCGGAGCCGCACTGGACACCGTGGTCGTCGACAACCGGGGAGCGGTCAAGGCGGCGGTGACCCGGTTCACCGATGCCGGACACACCCGCATCGCGGTGATCACCTCCGCCATGCCCGGCGACGACGGCGCCGGCCTCGCGCCGGGCGCGGACATCTGGACGACCACGGAACGCGTCGCCGGCTACCGCCAGGCCCTGCGCGCGGCCGGCATCCCGCGCTCGGCGGAACTGATCCGGCACACCGGCTATGACCGGGCCTGGGCACGCTCGGCCGTACTGGAACTGATGACCTCGGCCAACCGCCCCACCGCGCTGTTCACCACCGACAACGTGGCCACGCTCGGCACCCTGGACGCCCTGCTCGACCTCGACGCCCGCATCCCCGGCGACGTCTCGGTCATCGGCTTCGACGAAGCGGAGTGGACCACACTCATCCGGCCCCGGCTCAGCGTGGTCAGCCAGCCCGTGCAGGAACTCGGCGGACTGGCCGCGGACATCCTCGTCCGCCGCATCAACGGAGCCACCGCCCGCCCCCGCCGGCACACCCTGCACACCACGTACATCGACCGCGAGTCGACCGGCCCGGTCCCCGCCCGCGTACGACGCCTGCGCGCCCCGGTGCACCGACCCTGA
- a CDS encoding phosphotransferase family protein, whose translation MTDHGEAAGLRPLTLAWVSRHLEAGERIVGTGVLYGGITAETRRLTIGTREGGTRDLVLRTYVDPFYVARAEDWLSREACALTLLAGTGVPAPELVAVDPIAAHCEYPSLLMTHLAGRTVLGDEGVETRVLLLARQLVAIHALRPAERPRRYVTLTTADTVVVPKGADTAAWAAAIDVIREPAPPWEGRFLHRDFQPGNVLFDVPPSRPAGVRITGVVDWAAASWGPADLDVAHCSTNLALLHGPGWGERFAEAYEEAGGVPAAAASERLYWRVRDALACSEEVQSVARSWREAGRTELTARIVEERLDAYVTALMDALG comes from the coding sequence GTGACCGACCACGGTGAGGCGGCGGGTCTCCGGCCGTTGACACTGGCTTGGGTGAGCCGGCATCTGGAGGCCGGCGAACGGATCGTCGGAACCGGCGTGCTGTACGGCGGCATCACTGCGGAAACGCGGAGGCTGACCATCGGCACGCGGGAGGGAGGCACCCGTGACCTGGTGCTGCGGACCTACGTCGACCCGTTCTACGTGGCGCGCGCCGAGGACTGGCTGAGCAGGGAGGCCTGCGCCCTGACCCTGCTCGCGGGGACCGGCGTGCCGGCTCCTGAACTGGTGGCGGTCGATCCGATCGCCGCGCACTGCGAGTATCCGTCGCTCCTGATGACGCATCTGGCGGGCCGGACGGTCCTCGGCGACGAGGGAGTGGAGACCCGCGTGCTCCTGCTGGCCCGTCAGCTCGTGGCGATCCACGCGTTGCGGCCCGCCGAGCGGCCCCGCAGGTATGTGACGTTGACGACCGCCGACACCGTCGTGGTCCCGAAGGGCGCCGACACGGCGGCATGGGCCGCGGCGATCGACGTGATCCGCGAGCCCGCGCCGCCCTGGGAAGGGCGATTCCTGCACCGGGACTTCCAACCCGGCAACGTGCTGTTCGACGTACCGCCCTCGAGGCCGGCGGGCGTCCGGATCACGGGGGTCGTCGACTGGGCAGCGGCCTCCTGGGGCCCGGCGGATCTCGATGTGGCGCACTGCTCGACCAATCTCGCGCTGCTGCACGGCCCGGGGTGGGGCGAGCGGTTCGCCGAGGCGTACGAGGAGGCCGGCGGGGTGCCGGCGGCGGCCGCGAGCGAGCGGCTGTACTGGCGGGTGCGGGACGCACTGGCGTGCTCGGAAGAGGTTCAGTCGGTGGCGCGGTCATGGCGGGAGGCGGGGAGGACAGAGCTGACGGCGCGAATCGTGGAGGAGCGGCTGGATGCCTATGTCACCGCCCTGATGGACGCACTGGGCTGA
- a CDS encoding restriction endonuclease produces the protein MAVPTRPVRRAHRERRFDLRATALFFALLAIIFCVLAFLVRTAAGIVERRPLWAVALALLGLAGALVSRSRWRKASFTRCAGRATRALEEAAELASDDLRETAVVEAGRPTVPVGGPEEHAAGAVTTPTCACLADPTGLDPDDFERAIAHLCADSGCREVEVVGGAGDLGADVVAVTPDGRRLVIQCKQYGDGHKVGSQEVQRFGGTCFTIHEADVAALVTTSRFTEPALEYARQCGIVCVDGPGLAAWCHGTGPSPWQPTGTGS, from the coding sequence ATGGCCGTACCGACGCGCCCCGTTCGCCGTGCACATCGAGAACGACGGTTCGATCTGCGCGCGACCGCGCTCTTCTTCGCACTGCTGGCGATCATCTTCTGCGTCCTGGCGTTCTTGGTGCGCACCGCGGCCGGCATCGTCGAGCGACGCCCGCTGTGGGCCGTGGCCCTGGCTCTGCTCGGCCTCGCGGGCGCCTTGGTGTCCCGGTCCCGGTGGCGCAAGGCGTCTTTCACGCGCTGCGCCGGCCGGGCCACCCGGGCGCTGGAGGAAGCAGCCGAGCTGGCGTCGGACGACCTGCGCGAGACGGCGGTCGTCGAAGCCGGTCGGCCGACGGTTCCGGTCGGCGGGCCGGAAGAGCACGCGGCCGGCGCGGTGACGACGCCCACGTGCGCCTGCCTGGCCGACCCCACCGGCCTGGACCCCGACGACTTCGAGCGAGCCATAGCCCACCTGTGCGCCGACAGCGGCTGCCGAGAGGTGGAAGTGGTGGGAGGCGCGGGCGATCTGGGGGCGGACGTCGTCGCGGTCACGCCGGACGGACGGCGCCTGGTCATCCAGTGCAAACAGTACGGCGACGGCCACAAAGTCGGCTCACAGGAGGTGCAGCGCTTCGGGGGCACCTGTTTCACCATTCACGAGGCCGATGTCGCGGCGCTCGTCACGACGAGCCGGTTCACCGAACCCGCTCTGGAGTACGCGCGGCAGTGCGGAATCGTCTGCGTGGACGGCCCCGGCCTCGCGGCATGGTGCCACGGCACCGGCCCGAGCCCGTGGCAGCCCACCGGCACCGGGTCCTGA
- a CDS encoding helix-turn-helix domain-containing protein, whose protein sequence is MHKGTHKGKWITGGARKELAEVFAREYKEGRSIRAIAEAHGRSYGFVHRVLTEADVPLRTRGGDVRTGSTGQAR, encoded by the coding sequence GTGCACAAGGGAACGCACAAGGGAAAGTGGATCACCGGTGGCGCCCGCAAGGAACTGGCGGAAGTCTTCGCCAGGGAATACAAGGAGGGCCGGTCGATCCGGGCCATAGCCGAGGCACACGGCCGGTCCTACGGCTTCGTGCACCGCGTGCTCACCGAAGCGGACGTGCCGCTCAGGACCCGCGGGGGCGATGTGCGCACCGGCAGCACCGGGCAGGCGCGGTGA